The segment CGCATTTTTGTCAGCCAGCCGATCATACTCTGCGCGGGTGATTTTGCTGCCATCCGGCGCAAAATAGACCACCTCGCGCGCTTGACCGGGATAGGTCCATAAAGCCGCTAATACGATCAGAATCGAAACGGTTGCTAATTTCTTCATGGGGATATGTCTCCTATTCTCAAAGTGGTATTTTTGCCTCGAAACCCTTTGCGGGTCTGATAGCCGCTTGCCATTCTAAAATATTTGGATTACAGGACTTTGTGTAATTATCGGACAATAATGACATAACTTTATAACGTGTTGATAAAAATGCTCGTGATGTCTCTGTGGTGGACACAGCCGGCTGGCTGTCAAATACGAGTTGAAGTCAGAACATTATTAAATGATAATGTTTGCATAAGCTTGGGATAATGTTGTCCGGGTATACAGTATATTGCCTAATCAACTGTAAAAATTATAAAAAATGGTTTTCATGAAGGACTCCGATCATAATTGGCCGGGGATGCGGTTTTGAAGGCGGCTGCGGGTCTAGGGGCAGCAACGTTAAACAGAATTAATGTTTAAGTTTGTGTTCTGGAGTAGCATCATGCTGAACCGATCAGAACGGTCATGGTGTGCCAAAGGCAAAAATATCGACAGGTTTATGCTGTTTTTTGCCATGGTGATGGTTCTGTGGCCCTATGGTTTGATCTGGGCGGATGACAATCCCGATGATCAAGACGTTAAACAAGAGCTTAAAATAGTCGATGAGGAAGAAGAAAAAGAAGAGTGGGAGCTTAGCTGGCTCAATCAACAAATCCAACCGGTCTTTGGCGAAAAAGTCAGGCTCAATGGCGGTCTTGAACTGAACTATCAATATCTCGAGCCCAAAGATGTGGATGATGAAAATAGTGACACCAGTTCCGATTTTTTTATCAGCACAGCGGAATTGGCTTTGCGTCTTTTTTTTAACGAGTGGAGCAAGGCCAAAATCGTCGCTGCGGCGGAGGATGTCGGCCAACAGGGTGATAAAGGGGAATTGCGACTGGATGAGGCCATCGTTACCTTAAAAAGCACGCAGTTCCCCATGTATTTTGTGGGTGGCAGAACCGTGTTTCCGTTCGGTGTTTTTGAAGATCATTTGATTGAAGGCACGGTGGTCGAAGATATTTATGAGATCGATGAATGGGGTGCCACCATTGGCTTTAACCCTGACTTTTACGGGCTGGACCTTTCATTTTCTGTGTACCGCAACCCGCAAATCCCCGATCAACTGAATGATTTCGAAACCCACGATTTTCGAACCGGACGCCAGCAACAGGACAAATTCAGATCCTACATTGTCAATGCGACCCTTGAGCCCATTGAAGACACCCTGATGTTGAGTGCCTTTTATAACAGTGAGCCCGGTGACGGGGACCGCAACCAGTCCATTGGTGGCGCGTTGACACTAAATTACTGGAAGTTTACCCTGGATGCCGAATATGCCAGGGCGCTCGAGCGCGAGAAAGGAGAGAACGAGGAAGAAAACAAGGAAAGTGCCGGGGTGGTGGGGCTGGCGTTTGATGTGCTGGATTCATTACAATTGGCCGCACGTTATGAAGCTTTCAGCGATGATACGCACGGAGATCAGGATGAGGTTTTGGATTATCGTATCATCACAGGATTTAACTGTTCCTTGTCAGATCTGTTCGATGTCTTCTTTATAACCGACACCTCCCTATTATTTGAATATCGATATTCTAAATTTGAAAAAGAAGACGACAGCGAGGCCACAAATTCACAGAATATGTATCAGGTTCAGCTGGTCTTTGAATTTTAAAAAACCTATCTCAAAAATTCATCTAACGCCCAATGGCATTGTTGAAAACCGATTCAAAATACTCGAATACTACCGTGTATACTCCGTTTTTGAATCGGTTTTGCGCCGCGCCCTTGGACGTGATCTGCTATTTTGAGATAGGTTTTGGTAATCGATCTTAAATACATTTTTAAGATAGCTTTAGGTTATCGAATGGTAACCCTCGTGTAACACGACCATAACATTCTATACTATAAGGTAATGCCATGCGCTTACTACTCGTTGAAGACGACGTTAAAATTGCACAATTTGTGACCAACGGTCTCAAAGAAGCCGGATTTGCGGTCGACCACGCAGCCAATGGCGAAGACGGAATGCATCTGGCGTTGACCGAACCCTATGACATTGCCGTTGTGGATCTGATGCTGCCCAAACTTGACGGTTTAACCCTTATTGAGGAGATCCGCAGAAATAATATCAATACGCCGGTGCTAATTTTAAGTGCCAAAAGATCCGTAGACGATCGCGTCAAGGGATTAAAAACCGGCAGCGATGATTACCTGGTCAAACCGTTTGCTTTCTCTGAGCTGCTGGCGCGGGTTCAGGCGCTCATTCGACGCTCAACGCGCGTCACTGCGCCTGCCGAGCTGAATGTTGCCGATCTGAAATTGGATCTGGATAAGCGCAAGGTCTTTAGAGCGGATCAGGAGATTTTTCTGCAGCCCCTTGAGTTTTCCTTGCTTGAGTATCTGATGCGAAACGCCGGCCGGGTGGTTTCCAAAACCATGATTATGGAGCACGTCTGGGATTACAATTTCAATCCCCAGACAAATGTGGTCGAAGCCCGTATTTGTTATTTACGGGACAAGATTGATAAAAATTTTGATGCTAAGCTGATCCATACGGTTCGGGGAGTCGGATATGTTCTCAAAGAAACTTCGTGATCTAAAAAACTCGTTACTCTTTCGCCTGACCCTTCTGTATGCCGTCGCATTTACGGTCCTATCCACTATCGGTTTTCTGATCTTTTATTACCGGATTTATTCCGTCACCATGGAACATCTGGACGTTGAGTTGCTGGGTGAATCTCAAAAATATTCTGAAATAATCAAAGAAGGCAACGTAGAAGCCGCTGTAT is part of the Desulfobacterales bacterium genome and harbors:
- a CDS encoding LbtU family siderophore porin, with the protein product MLNRSERSWCAKGKNIDRFMLFFAMVMVLWPYGLIWADDNPDDQDVKQELKIVDEEEEKEEWELSWLNQQIQPVFGEKVRLNGGLELNYQYLEPKDVDDENSDTSSDFFISTAELALRLFFNEWSKAKIVAAAEDVGQQGDKGELRLDEAIVTLKSTQFPMYFVGGRTVFPFGVFEDHLIEGTVVEDIYEIDEWGATIGFNPDFYGLDLSFSVYRNPQIPDQLNDFETHDFRTGRQQQDKFRSYIVNATLEPIEDTLMLSAFYNSEPGDGDRNQSIGGALTLNYWKFTLDAEYARALEREKGENEEENKESAGVVGLAFDVLDSLQLAARYEAFSDDTHGDQDEVLDYRIITGFNCSLSDLFDVFFITDTSLLFEYRYSKFEKEDDSEATNSQNMYQVQLVFEF
- a CDS encoding response regulator transcription factor codes for the protein MRLLLVEDDVKIAQFVTNGLKEAGFAVDHAANGEDGMHLALTEPYDIAVVDLMLPKLDGLTLIEEIRRNNINTPVLILSAKRSVDDRVKGLKTGSDDYLVKPFAFSELLARVQALIRRSTRVTAPAELNVADLKLDLDKRKVFRADQEIFLQPLEFSLLEYLMRNAGRVVSKTMIMEHVWDYNFNPQTNVVEARICYLRDKIDKNFDAKLIHTVRGVGYVLKETS